The following coding sequences lie in one Arabidopsis thaliana chromosome 3, partial sequence genomic window:
- a CDS encoding uncharacterized protein (unknown protein; BEST Arabidopsis thaliana protein match is: unknown protein (TAIR:AT2G39870.1); Has 76 Blast hits to 69 proteins in 15 species: Archae - 0; Bacteria - 0; Metazoa - 4; Fungi - 3; Plants - 69; Viruses - 0; Other Eukaryotes - 0 (source: NCBI BLink).), producing the protein MVAPPIAAASLELPPPFPAVFEQPMEKLTFPNEFPYEFASSTFSTSPEDSTETEDETTDDEDDFLAGLTRRLALSTQRLSSPSFVTDKSQMKPKVTESTQSGLGSPNGPFSQVPSPPTSPSREEDSLKVLSAAAGEVAKIKKANFDAKPISYPNPNPNYLTSFPQNVAYYNCYWLWEPHYPQSQMGIVPNAWHIPPSPVRAFYTLPTAVKSPSTGTGVFLPRKYSNPSDSPKKKSGDGCVKVVNQQKPKIEVLPVRCKPNSKAGLSTGRSKIDYVAGGGCLKHEKPLLQEWMY; encoded by the exons ATGGTCGCGCCGCCTATAGCCGCCGCGTCGTTAGAGCTCCCTCCTCCGTTCCCCGCCGTCTTCGAACAACCAATGGAGAAACTCACCTTCCCTAACGAGTTCCCTTACGAGTTTGCCTCCTCAACGTTTTCAACTTCTCCGGAAGACTCAACGGAGACAGAAGATGAAACAACCGACGACGAAGATGACTTCTTAGCCGGGTTAACTCGCAGACTCGCTCTCTCGACTCAGCGcctctcttctccttccttcGTCACCGACAAGTCTCAG atGAAACCCAAAGTCACAGAGTCAACTCAGAGTGGACTCGGAAGTCCTAATGGTCCGTTTTCTCAAGTTCCTTCACCGCCGACATCTCCGTCTCGTGAAGAAGACTCTTTGAAAGTGTTATCTGCTGCAGCTGGAGAAGTCGCCAAGATCAAAAAGGCCAATTTTGATGCTAAACCCATCAGCTacccaaaccctaaccctaattaCTTAACCAGCTTTCCTCAAAACGTGGCATATTATAACTGCTACTGGTTATGGGAGCCGCATTATCCTCAATCTCAGATGGGAATAGTTCCAAATGCTTGGCATATACCTCCTTCTCCCGTTAGAGCCTTTTACACCCTTCCAACCGCCGTTAAATCGCCGTCGACTGGTACCGGCGTTTTCCTTCCCCGGAAATACTCAAACCCTTCTGATTCCCCGAAGAAGAAATCAG GAGATGGATGTGTTAAGGTTGTTAACCagcaaaaacctaaaattgaAGTGTTACCGGTTCGCTGTAAACCAAATTCGAAAGCTGGTCTCTCTACAGGACGCAGCAAAATCGATTACG TAGCTGGTGGTGGATGTCTGAAGCATGAAAAGCCTCTTCTACAAGAATGGATGTACTGA